DNA sequence from the Pirellulales bacterium genome:
CGAACCGACGGCGAATATCGATACCCGGCATCAACAGCAAGTGGTCGATTTAATTCGCGACACCTGCCGCGAGGAAAACGTGGCACTGGTGCTGGTCACGCACACGCCCCAAGTTGCCGAGCAATTTCAGCGCGTCGAAAATTTGGAACAAGTGAATCAATTAACGAATAACACCCTCGGCGTTTGAGCTATGACCCTTTCCAAAATCGCCTGGCGCAGCATTCAACAGCGGTCGCTGGCTTCGTTTCTGACGGGCCTGTCGATGGCGCTGGGAGTGTCGCTGGTTGTGGCGGTGCTGGTGATTGGCCAAATTGTGGCCAAGTCGTTCGCCTCGGGCAATGCGCTGGGTTACAACGTCATCGTCGGCGCCAAAGGTGGGCGGTTAGATCTGCTCCTGAATACGGTTTACTATTTGAACCGGCCGATCGAAAACATTCCTTGGGATTATTATCAGCAATTTTTGCGCGCCAAAGATCGCAGCGATCACAAAGATGGCAAGTACGCTGATGATGTTGATCTCGCCATTCCCGTATGCTTGGGCGACGTGGTCGGCGAAAACGGCCAATACCGTGTGGTCGGCACCACGCCGGAATTGTTTAGCCAACTTTTGCATGCGACGTTCTCCTCGGGCGAAAACTTTAAGACGCCCGATTTCACGACCGCCGTCGTTGGCGCCGAAGTTGCCAAACACATGGGTTTCAAAGTCGGCGACAGTTTTTCGCCCGCGCACGGTGTCGGCGGCGAAAAGCACATGCCGTTCAAAATCACCGGCATTTTGGACCGCACGAGCACGCCGGTCGATCGGGCCGCCTTTGTGAACATGGAAGGCTTTTTCCTCATCCCCGATCATGCCAGAGGGCACGTGGAAGAGGTGCACAAGCCGGGCGAAAAAGAAGAGCCGGATGAAATTCTCAAAACGCCGCTTCCCGAAGATCAGCGCGAAGTCACTGCCGTTTTGATCCGCACGGCCAGCATTGGCGGCGCGCCCCCCGAGCTTGTGGCTCCCGATTTGGTCAAGCACGTGAATAAAGAATTTGTGGCCCAGGCCATCGAGCCGATTAAAGAAATAACCGTCCTCACCATCACCTTTGTCCAGCCCATGCAGTGGATTTTGCTAGCCCTGACGGTGCTAATTGTCATCGTGGCCGGCATCGGAATTTTGGTGAGCATCTATAATTCCATGTCGGAACGCCGGCACGAAATTGCCGTCATGCGGGCCTTGGGCGCGCACCGGGGAAAAATCATGCTGATTGTGTTAACCGAGTCCATCATGCTAGCTTTGGGTGGCGGCTTGGCGGGCTGGCTGGTGGGCCACCTACTGGTGGGCGCGGCGGCTCCCACCATTACCGAGTACACTGGAGTAGCGGTGAACTTCTTGCAATTTGTGCCGACCGCGGAGTTAATTTTAATTCCTGGTTTGATTGTGCTGGCCTCGCTGGTGGGTTACTTGCCGGCGCTGTCGGCTTACCGAACCGACGTGGCCCGGGCACTTACCGCCGCGCCGTAA
Encoded proteins:
- a CDS encoding FtsX-like permease family protein, translating into MTLSKIAWRSIQQRSLASFLTGLSMALGVSLVVAVLVIGQIVAKSFASGNALGYNVIVGAKGGRLDLLLNTVYYLNRPIENIPWDYYQQFLRAKDRSDHKDGKYADDVDLAIPVCLGDVVGENGQYRVVGTTPELFSQLLHATFSSGENFKTPDFTTAVVGAEVAKHMGFKVGDSFSPAHGVGGEKHMPFKITGILDRTSTPVDRAAFVNMEGFFLIPDHARGHVEEVHKPGEKEEPDEILKTPLPEDQREVTAVLIRTASIGGAPPELVAPDLVKHVNKEFVAQAIEPIKEITVLTITFVQPMQWILLALTVLIVIVAGIGILVSIYNSMSERRHEIAVMRALGAHRGKIMLIVLTESIMLALGGGLAGWLVGHLLVGAAAPTITEYTGVAVNFLQFVPTAELILIPGLIVLASLVGYLPALSAYRTDVARALTAAP